The following is a genomic window from Amycolatopsis australiensis.
TCGCGTGCCGCAACGACCGGCCGGTGCCGGTGCCTCCCGGCGAGGTCGCGATCTCGGTGCTGACCGACGAGCCCGGGTTCGTGCTGCCCGGGAGCGCTCCGGGCCGCTGCCGGATCACGCCGCCGCCGCCCGCGGACCGGCCCGACGCCGTGACGCCGGAGCTGGCCAAGCACGTGCTCGACCGGGTCCACGGGCACTGAGCCGGACACGACGAAACCGGGGACGGGCGAACTGCCCGTCCCCGGTTTTCGTGCGCGAGCCTGGGGGACTCGGGTGGCGGACCGGCCGACGTGCGTGCCGGCCCGCCGTCGGTCTTACTTGCCTTCCGGCACGTAGACCAGCTCGAGGATGCCGAGCGGGAACGCCGTGCTCTTCACCAGGCGCAGCTTCACCGCCTCGTCCAGCTCGGGGACCAGCGGCGCGCCCTTGCCCGTGATGGCCGGGAGCACCCACAGCCGGTACTCGTCGACCAGGCCGAGCTTGATGAGCGACTGCGAGAACTGCGTGCCGCCCGCGGCGACGAGGTCCTTGCCCGGCTCGGCCTTGAGCTTGGCGATCTCTTCCGCGGTGTCACCGCTGGCGATGCGGGTCTCGGCCCACTCGTCGGCGTTCTTGAGGGTGCGGGAGAACACGACCTTGGGGATCTCGTTCATGGCCTTGGCCGACGGGTGGTCGGAGGTGGGCCAGTAGCTGGCCATGATCTCCCAGGTGTTGCGGCCCATCAGGAAGGCACCGGCCTCCCACAGGCGCTTGACGAAGTACTTCTCCTGCTCCTCGTCGTCGATACTCATCATGATGTCGCGGATTCCGTTGTCGCCGTCGGCGCTCTTGCCGTCGACCGAAACGTAGAATCCCAGAATCAGCTTCCGCATCAGGTTCTCCAGATCTTCTTCCCGCACCGGGTCGTTTCCCAGTGCCGGACGGCACCCGTTCGTGGGCGCCCGGATGATTTGCCGTGGTTTTTGTCAGGCACTCGCCGGATAGGCTGCCTTCTCGTCCTAGGTGCTGCTGGTCCTCCCTCGGGAAACGGCACGCCCTGGTGCCTTGTCCGGCCCGGACGGCTTCGGGCCGCGGCGTTCGCGCGTGCGCGTGCTGCGGCCGGTCACGGCGGCTTCCCCGACCGGCCCGCGACGGGGGGCCGGTCCAGGTGCCGCGGCGCGGATCCGCGCCCTGTCCGGTAGCGCGGGTCGCCGGCCGCGGCTGCTTTCGCCGAGGCGGCATCGGGGCGCTAACGGGCTGTGCATGGTCCCGAGGATGGCACAGAGCACCCGGTCCGGGCTTACTCGAACGTGCTCTCCTCGCCGCCGGGCCGGGATCGCCGTGGCGTGGTTTCCGGCAAAGCGGAAGACGTGGGCCGGCCCCCGCCGGTGTGAAACTCACGCCTATGGACACCTTCGGCCGCCCGGTCACGAGCGGAATCCGGGCCGGCGGCCGCGCCCGGCCCGGCGGTCGCGGACCGGACGGTTCCGCCGCCCCCGCGCGGCACCGCAGTCCCGGTTTTCCGGAACGGTTCCGGACGGCCGATCCCGCGACCGGATTCGAGGTCACGGGCAGCCTGGTCGCCGACGCGACCAGCACCACCGAAAGCGAGGAAGCATGACCGAGCCCCGGGCCGGTGCCTTTTCCCGGCTCCCGTCACTGACCGGAATGCGGTTCTTGGCCGCCTTCCTGGTTTTCGCCTGCCACGCCTGCCTGCTCGGGTACTTCACCGAGACCACGGCCGCGCACTTCACCAATTTCGCCTACTCGGCCGGCTGGATCGGCGTCGAGTTCTTCTTCCTGCTCAGCGGGTTCGTGCTGACCTGGTCGGCGGTCGACGGGGAACCGAAGCGTCACTTCTGGCGCCGCCGGTTCTTCAAGATCTACCCCAACTACCTCGTGGTGTGGGTGGCCGCCCTTCTGCTGTCGCTCTGGGCCGGCATGTTCACCGGCTTCTCGGACATCCTGCCCAGCCTGTTCGTGGTCCACAGCTGGTCGCCCGACATCCAGGTGATCGTCTCGAACAACCCGGTGACCTGGTCGCTGGCCTGTGAGGCGCTCTTCTACCTACTGTTCCCGTTCCTGTACCGGGGCATCAAGCGGATCCCGGCCAACGGGCTCTGGTGGGCGGTCGGCGCCGTCACCGCGGCCATCGTCGCGCTGCCCGCCATCTCGACGCTCCTGCCGAGCGCCGAGGCCATGCCCGGCATGGACTTCTCGGTCACCCAGAACTGGTTCCTCGAGTGGTTCCCGCCGGCCCGGTGCCTCGACTTCGTCCTCGGCATCCTGATGGTCCGCGTCGTGCGCGAGAAGCGCTGGATCGGGCTGCGCATCCTGCCGAGCCTGGGCATCGTGGCCCTCGGCGTCGTCCTGCAGCAGATCGTGTTCCCGACCGCGTACAGCCTGGAAGCGACGGTGGCGCTGCCGCTCGCCCTGCTCATCACCTCGGTGGCGGTCGCGGACGCGTCCGGCAGGCGCTCGGTGTTCCGCGCCCGGTGGCTGGTGTGGCTCGGCGTCGTGTCCTACGCGTTCTACCTGGTCCACTTCCTGGTCCTCAGCTACGGGCACGTCGTCCTCGGCGCCACCGAGAGCTGGTCGCTCCCCGCCGCGCTCGGGATCCTCGCCGGTGTGCTCGCGGTGGTGGTCCTGGTGGCGTGGGCGCTGACCCGGCTGGTGGAGGAGCCGGTCATGCGGCGCTGGGCGCGGCGCAAGGTCCGGCCTGTCGTCGCCGTCCCCGAGGAACCGCTGGTCAGCGTGCCCGAGTCGATCAACTGACACCGCCGGCACCGCCTGCCCCGGCCGCACCCCACGGTGCGGCCGGGGCAGTGGCGTTCCCGGGACGGGCAGCTCACCCGCGCACCGGCCGGCGTGCGGTGCGGTGGAGCCACCACTGCACCAGCATCAGGTCGCCGACCCAGGGAATCCACCGGGCGGCTTCCCCGAAGTACGCGGGGTCGACGGAGATCCCGAGCAGCTCCAGCACCATCAGGCCGTAGGCGCCGCCCATGTTGCTCGCGGCGATCGCGAAGCTGTACAGCATGTACCGGCGGTGCTTCTCGTAGTCTTCGCGCCGGCCCGTCCAGTATCCGGCAGCGGTCGTGGCCAGCCAGAAGACCGTCAGGCACAGCGCGCCGACCTTGCCGGGCTGCGGCGCCCACCAGACGACCACGAGTGCCGCGGATCCGGCGACCAGCACGGCGAGGAGATAGACCTGGCCCGTCACGCGGTGCACTTTCGGGTGGTGCCGGTGCAGCCACGGCCACACCTGCGGCACCATCGTCAGCATCGCCACCGTGCCGGCCCCGATGTGGACCATCAGCAACGGGTAGTAGAGCCCGAAACCCGGGTGCGGCTGCAGCGGCGCCTGCGCCTCCGGGACGCCGACGAACGGCTCGGCCGCCGTGTAGGTGTAGAAGACCACGGCGACGGCCAGCGGGACGATCCACGGCCGCCGCCAGAACGGGGTGCGTGCGGGAGCCTCCGCACGCTCGGGCGACGTCCGTTCGGCCTCGTCTTCCAGGGTCGACGTCACGGCTGGTGCTCCTCTCGGCTTCGGGACGTTCGGCTTGACCGGCGCCGGCCGGTTGAGGTCGGAACGCGACGGTCTGTGCCGAGGCTCTCACCGAGAGTCCGCCAGTGTCTTCTCGCGGTGTTGCGTGGTCGCGCGATGCCTTTGCCTGTGCGCAAATGACTTTCCGGAAACGGCGAGAAGGGCGGCCCGCGTGGGCCGCCCTTCTCGTGCTCGCGTTCAGCCGTGCCGATCAGCTCGCTCCCGGATCCGGCAGCGGCAGTGGCGCGCAGTCCACATCGGACCGCTTGCCGGGCTGACGCGCGGGCAACGTGCCGTCCGTCAGGTACTTCGCGATCTTGTCGTCCACGCAGGCGTTGCCGCGCAACGTGTTCGCGTGGCTCGTGCCACCGGGCACCGCGATCAGGGCACTGTTCGGGAACCGGCCACGGGTTTCGAGGCTGCCTTCGTACGGCGTGGCGGCGTCGAGCGTCTCGTCGATCAGCAGCAGGCTGCCGAGACCGCGGCTGCCGACGTCCACCGGCTTGCCCGCGCCGGTGCCCCAGAACGCGCACGGTGCGTTGTACCACGTGTTCTGCCAGGCGAAGTACGGTGCCTTCGGGAACGCCTGCCAGGTGTCGGCCCGCCACTTGTTCCAGTTGACCGGCGACTGCGTGTCCGTGCACTCCACGGCCAGGTACGCCGCGTAGGCGTTGTCGTCGCCGCGTCCCCCGACCTCCTCGAACAACGCCTTGAGCGTCTCGCCGTCACCGGCGTTGACCCAGCCGGCGAACACGCTGCCGAGCAACGTCCAGTTCGGCTGGCCGTAGCTGGCCTGCTGGAAGATGTCCAGCCATTCGTCCGGTCCGACCATGCCGGCGGCCGGGTGCCGCGCCAGCTTCGCCAGCTGCGCGTCGAAGACGGCCTGCACCGCGGCCAGCGTCCGGCCCAGGTGGTAGACGTCGTCGTGCGAAGCGACCCAGCCGAGGAAGAGGTTCAGGTTCCGGTCGAAGCCGGGGCTTTCGTCCAGGTTGAGCCGGTAGTAGACGTCGCGGGCCGCCACGTTGCTGTCCAGGACCATCCGGCGCACCCGCTCCGGGTGCAGGGTCGCGTAGACCTGGCCGACGTAGGTGCCGTAGGAGTAGCCGTAGAAACTCATCGTGCTCACGCCCAGCGCGACGCGGAGGCTTTCCAGGTCCGCCACCGTGTCGGTGGTCTTCATGTTCGCCAGCAGGTCCGGGTCGTTGCGCGCGGCGCAGGCGGCGGCGTAGCCGCGGACGCGGCCGAGCCACGCCTGTTCGAGCTGCGGGGTCGACGGCACGTAGCTCGGCCGGTCGTAGTCCATGTAGCCGGGATCGCAGGTCAGCGCGGGCTTGCTGGTCCCGACGCCGCGCGGGGCGAAGCCGATCCAGTCGTAGGTGTCCCCGGCGTGGCCGGGCAGCAGCGGGCCCAGCGCGGACATGCCCAGCCCGGACTGGCCGGGCCCGCCCGGCAGGGTCGTGATGACACCCTGGAAAGCGCTGTCCGGAGACGTGTGCCGCACCCGCGACACCGCGAGCTGGATCCGCTTGCCGTCCGGCCTGCGGTAGTCCATCGGCACGTCGAGCATGCCGCACTGGGCGCCCGCGGCCACCAGCCACGGCACGTCGCACGGGCCCCACGTGATGGCGCCGGGCGGCGCCGCGGTCGCGGCCGGAGCGTTGACCGCTGTGAACGCCATGGCCACGCCGGTGACCGCGGTGACGATCAGACGTTTCACCAGTCCACCTCCATTCGAACCGGAACCGGTCTGGCGAGATTAATCGCGAAAGCGCTCCGTTCACGTCTTGGCGATTGCCCTGGTGACCGGGCGGAAAGGCGGGCTAGTCCTCGCGCCGCCAGTAGTAGCACTTGGAATCGACCCGCGTCAGCTCGCCGGTCAGGCCGCGGTCGCGGCGGAAGTCGTCGACCGCCTTGCGGCAGTAGGTCCACAGGTCTTCGCCGTAGTCGTCGACCACCACGTACCCGCCGGGCGACAGCTTGTCGTAGAGACTGGTGAGCGCGTCCATAGTGGATTCGTAGTAGTCGCCGTCGAGGCGGATCACGGCCAGGCGCTCGACCGGCGCGGTGGGCAGGGTGTCCTTGAACCAGCCCTCGAGGAACCGCACCTGCGCGTCGAGCAGGCCGAACGCCGCGAAGTTGGCTTCGACGTCGGCGCGCGAGACCGCGAAGTGCTGGTAGGCGTCGGTCATGGTGCTGCTCGCGTGCGCCTTGGCCTCGGCGGGGAACTTCTCGGCGTCGGGCTCGGGCAGCCCCTGGAACGAGTCGGCCACCCACACCCGCCGGTCGGTGCAGCCGAGCGCGGCCAGCATGCCGCGCATGAAGATCGTGGTGCCGCCGCGCCAGACACCGGTCTCGATGAAGTCGCCGGGGACCCGCCGCTCGACCACGTCCGCGATGCAGGCCTGGATGTTGTCCAGGCGCACGCGCGGCACCATCGTGTACGCGTTGCCGGTGATGTAGTGGTCGATGAAGTCCCGCAGGAACCGCGCGTCGTCGATGTCGGGCTCGTCGCTCGCGAGAGTGCCGGTGAGCACCTTCTTCAGCAGCTCCAGGTACAGACCGCCGGCGGCCCCGAGGCGCGGCCCGGCCGCCGGTTCGGGGACGCGCGCGTCCCGCCCGGGAAACGTGGGGTCGTCCTGCCATTCTCGGTACAGCTTGGCCTTCACATTCATCGCTCAACGATGCCCGCGGGCGCGGGCGCGGGTCACCTCCATCGTTGCGGGCCGATCCCGTTCGCGCGCTGTCCCTTTCCGCAACCGCGGAGATGCCCGCCGGCGTCCGGTGCGACGAAGGTGGACGGTGAGCCAGGCGGAAGGAAACAGACATGACGTCGACAGTCGCCCAGCCCGGCGTCGCGGCCCCGTTCGGCCCGCACGACGCGGCCGAGCTGGTCGCCGCGCTGCGGTCCACTGTGGACCTGGGGACGTGGCGGCGCGCGGTGGCCGAGCTCGCGCGGCATCCCGGCGCGTTCGCCCCCCACCTCCGCCGCACCCTGAAAATCCGGGTGCTGGCCACGTCGACCGGTGACCTGCTCGCGGAACTGCTGCCGGCGGCCGGCCTGGCCGCGGGGCTCGGGCTCGAGGTCACGCAGGCGCCGTACGGCCAGCTCGAGCAGGAACTGCTCGACCCGCGTTCGGCGACCTGCCGCGAGCGTCCCGACTACGTGCTGCTCGTCCCCACGACGGACGACCTGGCCCTCGGCGAACTCGCCGGCCGGGCACCGGACGACGTGGCCGGCGACGCCGTCCGGCGGTGGACACGGCTGCACGAGGCCGCGCGCGGCGCCGGGATCGGTGTCTGCCAGTTCCTCTTCACCCCGCCCGCGGCCGACCCGTTCGGCTCCGCCGCGCTGCGGTTCCCGGAGAGCCCGTCGGCGGTCGTCGCGCGGGTCAACGCCGAGCTGCGCGCCGGCAGTGACGCCGTGCTGGTGGACTGCGAGCGGCTCGCCGCCGAACACGGCCTGCGGGACTGGCGCGACGACCGGTTCTGGTTCGCCGCCCGCCAAGCGGTGTCCCTCGCCGCCTTGCCGGCGGTGGCCCGCGCCACCGCGGCCGCGCTCGCCGCGGACCAGGGACTGAGCCGGCGGTGCGTCGTCGTCGACCTGGACAACACGCTCTGGGACGGTGTCGTCGGCGAGGAAGGCATCGACGGCGTGGGGCTGACCGCCTCACCGCGCGGCGAGGCGTTCGCGGCCTTCCAGGAGCACCTGCTGACGCTGCACCGGCGCGGTGTCGCGCTCGCCGTGGCCACGAAGAACGACGCGGACCTCGCCCGCCGCGCGATCGCCGGGGTGCCGGGCATGCGCCTGCGGCCCGAGCACCTGGCGGCCGTGGTGGCCGACTGGCGGCCCAAGTCCGAGCAGCTGCGCGAACTCGCGTCCCGGCTTTCGCTCGGCTTGGACAGCTTCGCTTTCGCCGACGACAACCCCGCGGAACGTCTCGAGGTCCGCCGCGCGCTGCCGCAGGTCGACGTCATCGACCTCCCGGCGAACCCGTCCGACTACGTCGCCGCGCTGGCGGGACGGCCCACGTTGGAGCCCGGGCGGCTCACCGCGGCGGACCGGCAGCGCAACGCGTCCTACGCCGGCCTGCGTGCCGCCGCGGAACTGCGCGAGCGGACGGGGTCGCTGGAAGACTTCCTCGACGACCTGGCCATGGAAGGCGTCGTGCGTCCCGTCGACGACGCGCTGCTGCCCCGGGTCGCGCAGCTGCTGGGCAAGACGAACCAGTTCAACCTCACCACGCGGCGGCGTTCGGAGCAGGAGGTCGCGGCGCTGGCCGCCGATCCGCGCTGGATCTGCCTGGCGCTGGCGCTGCGGGACCGGCTGGCCGACCACGGGGTCGTGGGTGTCGCCTTCGCCGAGCTGCAGGGCGAAGAGGCGGTGGTGGACACGCTGCTGCTGAGCTGCCGGGTGATCGGCCGCACCGCCGAACGGCTGCTGCTGGGTCAGCTGGGCCGCGCGGCCGCCGCCCGGGGCTGCACGACGCTCGTCGGCTGCTATCGGGCGACCGACCGCAACGCGCTGGTGGCGGATCTGTATCCGCAGCTCGGGTTCGCGCCCCGGGAGGCGGCAGCGGGCGAGCAGCGCTACAGCCTGCCGCTCGCGGCCCTCGACGACCTCGCGACGCGGCACATCGCCGGCGGGGAATCCGACGAAAGGACGGTACAGCGGTGAGTGGGATTGTCACGGTGGTCACGGAGGCGTTCACCCGGGTCGTCGGGGAGCCGCCGAACCGGGGGGCCGAAACGACGCCCGAGGACGTCGGCTCGTGGGGCTCGCTCGCCCACGTGCAGCTCGTCTTCGAGATCGAGCGGGTGCTCGGGATCCGGATGGCCGAGAGCGTGCTGACCAACCGGACGACGGTCGGCGCGTTGATCGAGGCGGCGCAGGCGGCCCAGCGGGCGGCCTGACCGACGACTGTTCCTCTGCAGTAGACGGTCTTTTGTGGACGTTCTGTGATCCGCGCTCCGCGGGGAGGTGCGGCCGGGCCGGTGCTGGGGCACCGGCCCGGCCGCCCGCTCCGCGTCCGGCGGCTACTGGAAGCTGACCGCCACCGGGACCGAGATGCCCGTGTCGGTGCCGACGTAGACCGTGCACCCGGCGGCCGAGCAGTCGACCGCGCCGGCCGGCTGGCCGCCGTTGGCCGGGTTGACGCCGCTGAACGACGACACGACCGTCAGCTGCAGGGTGAAGCTGCCGCTCGCGTCGGCCGTGGTGGTGCGGGAGTCGGTCACGTCGCAGCTCGCCGTGGCCGGGTCCGTGAAGGTGTTGCACTCGACGGCGCCGATGGTCGCGCCGCCGGGGAAGCCCGACCCGGAAACCGTGACGGACTGGCCGGAAGCGAGACCGGACGCCGGGGAAACGGTGGCGCTCGGTCCCGCGGCCAGCGCGGCCGTCGCGGA
Proteins encoded in this region:
- a CDS encoding dihydrofolate reductase family protein, with product MRKLILGFYVSVDGKSADGDNGIRDIMMSIDDEEQEKYFVKRLWEAGAFLMGRNTWEIMASYWPTSDHPSAKAMNEIPKVVFSRTLKNADEWAETRIASGDTAEEIAKLKAEPGKDLVAAGGTQFSQSLIKLGLVDEYRLWVLPAITGKGAPLVPELDEAVKLRLVKSTAFPLGILELVYVPEGK
- a CDS encoding acyltransferase family protein, with product MTEPRAGAFSRLPSLTGMRFLAAFLVFACHACLLGYFTETTAAHFTNFAYSAGWIGVEFFFLLSGFVLTWSAVDGEPKRHFWRRRFFKIYPNYLVVWVAALLLSLWAGMFTGFSDILPSLFVVHSWSPDIQVIVSNNPVTWSLACEALFYLLFPFLYRGIKRIPANGLWWAVGAVTAAIVALPAISTLLPSAEAMPGMDFSVTQNWFLEWFPPARCLDFVLGILMVRVVREKRWIGLRILPSLGIVALGVVLQQIVFPTAYSLEATVALPLALLITSVAVADASGRRSVFRARWLVWLGVVSYAFYLVHFLVLSYGHVVLGATESWSLPAALGILAGVLAVVVLVAWALTRLVEEPVMRRWARRKVRPVVAVPEEPLVSVPESIN
- a CDS encoding DUF2306 domain-containing protein; the encoded protein is MTSTLEDEAERTSPERAEAPARTPFWRRPWIVPLAVAVVFYTYTAAEPFVGVPEAQAPLQPHPGFGLYYPLLMVHIGAGTVAMLTMVPQVWPWLHRHHPKVHRVTGQVYLLAVLVAGSAALVVVWWAPQPGKVGALCLTVFWLATTAAGYWTGRREDYEKHRRYMLYSFAIAASNMGGAYGLMVLELLGISVDPAYFGEAARWIPWVGDLMLVQWWLHRTARRPVRG
- a CDS encoding alpha/beta hydrolase, translating into MKRLIVTAVTGVAMAFTAVNAPAATAAPPGAITWGPCDVPWLVAAGAQCGMLDVPMDYRRPDGKRIQLAVSRVRHTSPDSAFQGVITTLPGGPGQSGLGMSALGPLLPGHAGDTYDWIGFAPRGVGTSKPALTCDPGYMDYDRPSYVPSTPQLEQAWLGRVRGYAAACAARNDPDLLANMKTTDTVADLESLRVALGVSTMSFYGYSYGTYVGQVYATLHPERVRRMVLDSNVAARDVYYRLNLDESPGFDRNLNLFLGWVASHDDVYHLGRTLAAVQAVFDAQLAKLARHPAAGMVGPDEWLDIFQQASYGQPNWTLLGSVFAGWVNAGDGETLKALFEEVGGRGDDNAYAAYLAVECTDTQSPVNWNKWRADTWQAFPKAPYFAWQNTWYNAPCAFWGTGAGKPVDVGSRGLGSLLLIDETLDAATPYEGSLETRGRFPNSALIAVPGGTSHANTLRGNACVDDKIAKYLTDGTLPARQPGKRSDVDCAPLPLPDPGAS
- a CDS encoding TylF/MycF/NovP-related O-methyltransferase; the protein is MNVKAKLYREWQDDPTFPGRDARVPEPAAGPRLGAAGGLYLELLKKVLTGTLASDEPDIDDARFLRDFIDHYITGNAYTMVPRVRLDNIQACIADVVERRVPGDFIETGVWRGGTTIFMRGMLAALGCTDRRVWVADSFQGLPEPDAEKFPAEAKAHASSTMTDAYQHFAVSRADVEANFAAFGLLDAQVRFLEGWFKDTLPTAPVERLAVIRLDGDYYESTMDALTSLYDKLSPGGYVVVDDYGEDLWTYCRKAVDDFRRDRGLTGELTRVDSKCYYWRRED
- a CDS encoding HAD-IIIC family phosphatase, with the translated sequence MTSTVAQPGVAAPFGPHDAAELVAALRSTVDLGTWRRAVAELARHPGAFAPHLRRTLKIRVLATSTGDLLAELLPAAGLAAGLGLEVTQAPYGQLEQELLDPRSATCRERPDYVLLVPTTDDLALGELAGRAPDDVAGDAVRRWTRLHEAARGAGIGVCQFLFTPPAADPFGSAALRFPESPSAVVARVNAELRAGSDAVLVDCERLAAEHGLRDWRDDRFWFAARQAVSLAALPAVARATAAALAADQGLSRRCVVVDLDNTLWDGVVGEEGIDGVGLTASPRGEAFAAFQEHLLTLHRRGVALAVATKNDADLARRAIAGVPGMRLRPEHLAAVVADWRPKSEQLRELASRLSLGLDSFAFADDNPAERLEVRRALPQVDVIDLPANPSDYVAALAGRPTLEPGRLTAADRQRNASYAGLRAAAELRERTGSLEDFLDDLAMEGVVRPVDDALLPRVAQLLGKTNQFNLTTRRRSEQEVAALAADPRWICLALALRDRLADHGVVGVAFAELQGEEAVVDTLLLSCRVIGRTAERLLLGQLGRAAAARGCTTLVGCYRATDRNALVADLYPQLGFAPREAAAGEQRYSLPLAALDDLATRHIAGGESDERTVQR
- a CDS encoding acyl carrier protein, with protein sequence MSGIVTVVTEAFTRVVGEPPNRGAETTPEDVGSWGSLAHVQLVFEIERVLGIRMAESVLTNRTTVGALIEAAQAAQRAA
- a CDS encoding enediyne antibiotic chromoprotein, with translation MFSNLGIARRAATVLAVSSGVIALSATAALAAGPSATVSPASGLASGQSVTVSGSGFPGGATIGAVECNTFTDPATASCDVTDSRTTTADASGSFTLQLTVVSSFSGVNPANGGQPAGAVDCSAAGCTVYVGTDTGISVPVAVSFQ